From bacterium:
CCGATGTAACGGAGAACGATTACGTCGGTCGCGCCATGGTGCTGCTCAAGATCAATTGTCCGCCGACCCGGCGTCTGGAGGCTTCATCGATCGCCAACATCTTTCACGCCAAAGTAGTGGATATCAGCGCCAAGTCCATGATGCTGGAGCTGACCGGCCAGGAGGCCAAGATCGCGGCGTTCATCGAGACGCTGCGGCCTTTCGGCATCAAGGAGGTGGTGCGCAGCGCTACGATCGCCATGGTGCGGGACTCTAATTTTAAAAAATAACCATACCAATAAATAGTCCGCGGCGCTGTGCCGCGGACCAAGTTAGAAAGAGACGAGGAGGTTGTAATGAAAGTGTATTATGAACAGGATGCCGATCTGGCACTGATCAAGAACAAAAAAGTGGCGGTGATCGGCTACGGCAGCCAGGGCCATGCCCATGCGCTGAACTTGATTGAGAGCGGCGTGCAGGTGGTGGTGGGTCTGCATGCGGAGAGCGAACACCATGAGGTGGCGAAAAACGACGGGGTCAAGGTGTTGTCCACGTTTGACGCCTGCGCCTGGGCGGATCTGATCATGATCCTGGCGCCGGATCAGGTACAGGCGCAGATGTATGAAAAAGACGTCCGCCCCAATCTCAAGGCGGGCAAGGTGCTGGCCTTTGCCCACGGCTTTAACATCCATTATCATCAGATTCAACCTCCGGCCGATGTGGATGTGATCATGATCGCGCCCAAAAGCCCGGGCCATTTGGTGCGGCGCATGTACCGCGAAGGCCGCGGCGTGCCCAACCTGATCGCCATCTATCAGGATGCCTCGGGCAAAGCGCGCGAGATCGCGTTGGCTTATTCCAAGGCGCTCGGCGGCACCCGCGCCGGGGTTCTCGAGACCACGTTCAAAGAGGAGACCGAGACGGATCTGTTCGGCGAGCAGGCGGTGCTGTGCGGCGGAGTGACGGAGCTCATCCGCGCCGGTTTTCAGACTCTGGTCGATGCGGGCTATGCGCCCGAGATCGCCTATTTTGAATGCCTGCACGAGATGAAGCTGATCGTCGATTTGATCTATGAGGGCGGCCTGTCGCGCATGTACTATTCGGTCAGCGATACGGCCGAGTTCGGCGGATTGACGCGCGGCCCCATGGTGATCGGCGAGGAGAGCCGCAAGGCGATGAAAAAGATGCTGCAGGATATTCAGGACGGATCTTTTGCCACAGAGTGGATTCTGGAGAACAAAGCGGGGGCGCCCCGTTTTCAGGCGCTGCGCAATCAGATGCAGAACTCTCAGATCGAAAAGGTCGGCGCGGCTCTGCGCGGCATGATGGCGTGGATCAAAAAATAGGAGGTCCGGATGATGGACTCCAAGC
This genomic window contains:
- the ilvN gene encoding acetolactate synthase small subunit; amino-acid sequence: EDTSNITLVVRGDDSVIEQITKQLNKLIDIIRVTDVTENDYVGRAMVLLKINCPPTRRLEASSIANIFHAKVVDISAKSMMLELTGQEAKIAAFIETLRPFGIKEVVRSATIAMVRDSNFKK
- the ilvC gene encoding ketol-acid reductoisomerase, producing MKVYYEQDADLALIKNKKVAVIGYGSQGHAHALNLIESGVQVVVGLHAESEHHEVAKNDGVKVLSTFDACAWADLIMILAPDQVQAQMYEKDVRPNLKAGKVLAFAHGFNIHYHQIQPPADVDVIMIAPKSPGHLVRRMYREGRGVPNLIAIYQDASGKAREIALAYSKALGGTRAGVLETTFKEETETDLFGEQAVLCGGVTELIRAGFQTLVDAGYAPEIAYFECLHEMKLIVDLIYEGGLSRMYYSVSDTAEFGGLTRGPMVIGEESRKAMKKMLQDIQDGSFATEWILENKAGAPRFQALRNQMQNSQIEKVGAALRGMMAWIKK